Below is a genomic region from Oncorhynchus gorbuscha isolate QuinsamMale2020 ecotype Even-year unplaced genomic scaffold, OgorEven_v1.0 Un_scaffold_11878, whole genome shotgun sequence.
tgtacagctCAGTCACGGTATACAGCTCAGTGACGGTGTAGAGCTCAGTCACGGTGTAGAGCTCAGTCACGGTGTAGAGCTCAGTCACGGTGTAGAGCTCAGTCACGGTGTAGAGCTCAGTCACGGTGTAGAGCTCAGTCACGGTGTAGAGCTCAGTCACGGTATAGAGCTCAGTCACGGTGTAGAGCTCAGTCACGGTGTAGAGCTCAGTCACGGTATAGAGCTAAGTCACGGTGTACAGCTCAGTCACGGTGTAGAGCTCAGTCACAGTATAGAGCTCAGTCACGGTGTAGAGCTCAGTCACGGTGTAGAGCTCAGTCACGGTGTAGAGCTCAGTCACGGTGTAGAGCTCAGTCACGGTATAGAGCTCAGTCACGGTATAGCAGCTCAGTCACGGTGTACAGCTCAGTCACGGTGTAGAGCTCCAGTCACGGTATAGAGCTCAGTCACGGTGTAGAGCTCAGTCACGGTGTAGAGCTCAGTCACGGTGTAGAGCTCAGTCACGGTGTAGAGCTCAGTCACGGTGTAGAGCTCAGTCACGGTATAGAGCTCAGTCACGGTATAGAGCTCAGTCACGGTATAGAGCTCAGTCACGGTATAGAGCTCAGTCACGGTGTAGAGCTCAGTCACGGTGTAGAGCTCAGTCACGGTGTAGAGCTCAGTCACGGTATAGAGCTCAGTCACGGTATAGAGCTAAGTCACGGTATAGAGCTCAGTCACGGTGTACAGCTCAGTCACGGTGTAGAGCTCAGTCACGGTGTAGAGCTCAGTCACAGTATAGAGCTCAGTCACCGTGTAGAGCTCAGTCACGGTGTAGAGCTCAGTCACGGTATAGAGCTCAGTCACGGTGTAGAGCTCAGTTACCGTGTAGAGCTCAGTCACCGTGTAGAGCTCAGTAAGGACAGTATGATCACTAACAACAacaactattactactgctgctgctactactaggatgtgtgtctgtcctgtaggaaggtgacgaagaggatgtgtgtgtactgtgcacAGCGGTTTGAGTGGAAGGAGCTGGCTCCGATGCAGCTGGCCCGCTCTCTGTTTGGAGCCACCATCCATAAAGACAAGATATATGTAGCAGCAGGCGTCACAGACACCGGCCTGACAGACACCATTGAGGTCTACGACATCAACACCAACAAGTCAGTAGCAAGCCTGCAGCctcaaagagtgtgtgtgtgtgtgtgtgtgtgtgcgtgcgtgcgtgcgtgcgtgcgtgcgtgcgtgcgcgtgtgtgtgtgcgtgtgcgtgtgtgtgtgtgacagacttCATGGAGGTCTACGATAGTAAcaccaacaagtcagatttcacATTACTGAAAGTGTCCCGAAGTCTGAGTTCACTGTGCTGCCAACATATTCTCTCTGGGAGCTGATGATGATTCAAGACAACAATGAACAGTGCCTGATTTACCTTTACTCATACGGCTGTTAAACCCATAACGTGTCTCCAGGTGGTCAGACTTTGTGGAGTTCCCTCAGGGTCGTAGCTCACTCAGTCTGGCATCGGTGGCCGGGGGTCTCTACGCTGTTGGAGGCTTCGCCATGATGCCCAGCCAGGACAAGGATGAACTCCTCCCCAAGGAGATGAATGACATCTGGAGGTGAGGAACAAACTGACGttgggatggaggcagggagagtcagggctgtggttggaggcagggagagtcagggctatggttggaggcagggagagtcagggctgtggttggaggcagagagagtctCGGGAACTATGGTTGAAGCAAGGAAAGTCAGGAGCTATGGTTGGAGAGCAGGAAGAAGTCAGGAGCTGCGGTTGGAAGCAGGGAAATCCAGAAGCTATGGTTGGAGAGCAGGAAGAGATTAGGAGCTGTGGATTGGAAAGCAGGGAGAGTCAGGGCTAtggttggaggcagggagagtcagggctgtggttggaggcagggagagtcagGGCTATGGTTGGGCAGGGAGAGTCAGGGCTATGGTTGGAGGCAGGAGAGTCAGGGCTGTGGTTGGAGAGCAGAGGAGTCAGGGCTAtggttggaggcagggagagtcagagctatggttggaggcagggagagtcagggctatggttgggcagggagagtcagggctatggttggaggcagggagagtcagggctatggttggaggcagagagtcagggctgtggttggaggcagggagagtcagggctgtggttggaggcagggagagtcagggctatggttgggcagggagagtcagggctatggttggaggcagggagagtcagggctatggttggaggcagagagagtcagggctatggttggaggcagggagagtcaggactgtggttggaggcagggagagtcaggactgtggttggaggcagggagagtcagggctgtggttggaggcagggagagtcagggctatggttggaggcagggagagtcagggctatggttggaggcagggagagtcagggctgtggttggaggcagggagagtcagggctatggttggaggcagagagagtcaGGGCTATGGTTGGAAGGAAGGTCTGGCTATTGTTGGAGGCAGGGAAGGTCACGGCTATGGTTGGAAGAAAGGTCTGGCTATTGttggaggcagggagagtcagggctatggttggaggcagagagagtcaGGGCTATGGTTGGAAGGAAGGTCTGGCTATTGTTGGAGGCAGGGAAGGTCACGGCTATGGTTGGAAGAAAGGTCTGGCTATTGTTGGAGGCAGGGAAGGTCACGGCTATGGTTGGAAGGAAGGTCAGGACTATGGTTGGAGGCAGGGAAGTTCAGGGATATTGttggaggcagggagagtcagGGCTATAGTTGGAGGTGGGGAAGGTCAGAGCTATGGTTGGAGGCAGGGAAAACCGGGGCTAtggttggaggcagggagagtgatggttatggttggaggcagggagagtcagggatATGGTTGGAGGCAGGGAAGGTCAGGGCTGtggttggaggcagggagagtcagGGCTA
It encodes:
- the LOC124030473 gene encoding kelch-like protein 40a — translated: PLTSVTSQYDPVSADWLGMPPIPSPRFLFGLAEAENSIFMVGGKELKEQESSTLDSVLVYDRQSFKWGESDPIPYPVYGHATVSHNGLIYVIGGKSDSKKVTKRMCVYCAQRFEWKELAPMQLARSLFGATIHKDKIYVAAGVTDTGLTDTIEVYDINTNKWSDFVEFPQGRSSLSLASVAGGLYAVGGFAMMPSQDKDELLPKEMNDIW